A window of the Meiothermus sp. CFH 77666 genome harbors these coding sequences:
- a CDS encoding universal stress protein produces the protein MFHHILVPVGLGVGSQAAAQHALNLSRWLGCKVTLVHVLEDAEGSVYETFARMVQGARRQPTVLLVEPYGQTIGAVVAQTVQQTHADLIVIGCHDAAEQTSEVLGPTAQSIVADASVPVQVVPTAALVQRKPWLQRFAVPEVHEI, from the coding sequence GTGTTTCATCACATCTTGGTTCCTGTTGGGCTCGGAGTGGGTAGCCAGGCTGCTGCCCAACATGCCCTCAATCTTTCCCGCTGGCTGGGTTGTAAGGTGACACTGGTGCATGTGCTCGAGGACGCCGAGGGCTCGGTCTACGAGACCTTCGCCAGAATGGTGCAGGGGGCCCGCCGCCAACCCACGGTATTGCTGGTGGAGCCCTACGGCCAGACCATCGGCGCGGTGGTGGCCCAGACCGTCCAGCAAACCCACGCCGACTTGATTGTGATCGGCTGCCACGATGCCGCCGAGCAGACCTCTGAGGTGTTGGGGCCTACCGCCCAGAGCATTGTGGCCGACGCCAGTGTACCCGTTCAGGTGGTTCCCACTGCGGCGCTGGTGCAGCGTAAACCCTGGCTGCAACGCTTCGCAGTTCCCGAGGTGCACGAGATTTGA
- a CDS encoding EamA family transporter: MRRSQLLGLLYLNLATLFWGSTFVLVKDGLQTLGPGQINFVRFAIATMVFVPFLFRRDLRLWRAGLELGAVLFVAYLTQTIGLQYTTASRSAFITTLYVVALPLLLGMLGHRLGWPIWLAAGLAVGGVGLLSYDGSPPNLGDVWTLGTAFSYALYIWRLEGFARRFPALPLTGIQMLTVTLLSLFWMLLEGPGWNAEGFPYLSLLYLGLVASALCIWLQALGQRLVPAPQAAVIFTLEPVYAAAFAYVLLGERLGWQGMLGAALIIAATLISQLRSAKPHPEQITPEI, translated from the coding sequence GTGCGCCGAAGCCAGCTTTTAGGACTGCTCTACCTCAACCTGGCTACGCTCTTTTGGGGCAGCACGTTTGTGCTGGTGAAAGATGGCCTGCAAACCCTGGGGCCGGGCCAGATCAATTTTGTGCGCTTCGCCATCGCTACGATGGTCTTTGTGCCCTTCCTCTTCCGGCGCGACCTCAGGCTGTGGCGGGCAGGCCTCGAGCTCGGTGCGGTGCTGTTCGTGGCCTACCTGACCCAGACCATTGGCCTGCAATACACCACGGCCAGTCGCAGCGCCTTTATCACCACGCTGTATGTGGTGGCACTGCCCCTGCTGCTGGGAATGCTGGGGCACCGCCTGGGCTGGCCCATCTGGCTGGCGGCGGGGTTGGCGGTGGGGGGCGTGGGGCTGTTGTCCTACGACGGCTCGCCCCCCAACCTGGGCGACGTTTGGACGCTGGGCACGGCGTTTTCGTATGCCCTGTACATCTGGCGACTGGAGGGCTTTGCCCGGCGCTTTCCGGCCCTGCCGCTCACCGGTATTCAGATGTTGACGGTCACCCTGCTCTCGCTTTTCTGGATGCTCCTGGAAGGGCCTGGCTGGAATGCCGAGGGCTTCCCCTACCTTTCGCTTTTGTACCTGGGCCTGGTGGCCTCGGCGCTGTGCATCTGGTTGCAAGCCCTGGGTCAGCGGCTGGTGCCCGCACCCCAGGCAGCGGTGATTTTTACCCTCGAGCCCGTCTATGCCGCCGCGTTTGCCTATGTTTTGCTGGGTGAACGGCTGGGCTGGCAGGGGATGCTGGGGGCGGCCTTGATTATCGCTGCAACCCTGATCAGCCAGCTCAGGAGCGCCAAACCCCACCCCGAGCAGATTACGCCGGAGATCTAG
- a CDS encoding helix-hairpin-helix domain-containing protein: MKALQSILLLLALMGPATLPLTWAQSPNAPRVVNINSATQAELEALPGIGPKIAREIIRNRPYRDARELQAKVKGIGPKTWENLKRYVRFR, encoded by the coding sequence GTGAAAGCACTGCAGAGCATTCTTCTTTTGCTGGCCCTCATGGGCCCGGCTACCCTGCCCCTTACCTGGGCTCAGAGCCCAAATGCCCCCAGGGTCGTCAACATCAATAGCGCCACCCAGGCCGAGCTCGAGGCCCTCCCCGGCATTGGCCCCAAAATTGCCCGCGAGATCATCCGCAACCGCCCCTACCGCGATGCCAGGGAACTCCAGGCCAAGGTCAAGGGCATCGGCCCCAAAACCTGGGAGAACCTCAAACGCTACGTGCGCTTCCGCTAG